The window CGCTGGGACGGCTAGCGCCGTCGAGGTCCGACGAGCCTTGGCACCTCTTCTGACAATAAGCGATGCGGACGTCCTCGCTAAGTTGGATATTGAGCACCGCCTCGCCTCTCACCTGCCGGACTCGTTGCGTTTGGCCCTTCTGAAGGCCCAGCCCGCCAACCGCATCGCAGACCTCATCGAGGGTGCGACATGAAGCTGACACGGGTTGAGCTTAGCGGCTTCCGTGGGGTTCGCGATCGCGTAAGTATCACGGTGCCATCGGGGTTTCTCGTTATCACTGGGCGTAATGGCGCAGGGAAGAGCAGCGTCCTCGACGCCGTTGAGTTCTCGCTCGTAGGCCACTTGCGGCGTCAACAAGGCCAGTCCGAAAGGAGCGAGCGCATCGAGGACTATCTTTGGTGGCGCGGCGCGGGGGATCCGTCCGACCAGTACGCGAGATGCTTCTTTGAGGGAGACGACGGACGGGCTCTTGTGCTGCGACGTGATCCTTCCAACTCGGCGTCGGGCATATCACCTGAGGTTCAGGATGTGCTCACGGAGACGCAGTCAGCACCTCAGGGCGCGCTTGAACAGCTTCTGGTTTCTGCGATGGTCCGCGACGAGGAGATTACTCGGCTCAGCATCGACTTGGCGGAAGCGGAGCGGTTCCGTTTCGTTCGAGAGGCGATCGGTGAGCGCCAACTCGGCACGATGCTGACGCGGATCGAAGCAGCGCGAACGGTCCTTAGCCAGCGCAATGACGCCGCGAAGAGTCGGTATGACCGAGTCCGCACGCAGTTGAACCAGGACTTGGAGCGCCTTTCCGAGCTCCGTGCAGCAGTCGTGTCGGAGGAACAGCTGGCAACAGCCCGCGCGGAGCTCACCGAGCTGCTGGGTGCAGAGATTGAAGACCTGAATGCCGTACGGACAAGAGGTACCGATTGGGGGGAAGCTGCGGCAGCGGCCATGGCCTTGGTGCGAAGCCTGACCAGCCTGATTGCAGAGAGGGATGCAGCGCGTGCGGAAGCCCCGACTGAAGCCGAACTCGTCTCTGCGGGTAAGGCCCTCGAGACGTCTGTCTCGAAGCTCCGCTTAGAGCTGGAGGGGATCGAGCCAATGCTGAGGCGCGCGGCCGACGCCGGAGGGGATGAGCAGCTGCTGGCTATTCTCCTAGAGACGGGTGAGCACATTGGCCGGCAGGAGGGCCGGTGCCCGTTGTGCGGCTCTGTTATATCGCCCGGGCAGTATGCGGAGCATATTCACCTCTCCCGCGCCGCGCTGCGCGCGGAGGTCGCCCGAGTTGCGGAGCTCCGGCGAAGGCGGGAGCAGCTCTTGGTCGCCATTTCCGATGCCGAGGAGCGGAGGTCGAAGGTTGAGCGGGAGCTCGCGGGCCAGCGTAGCAGGCGCGAAGAGATCACAACGCAGTTGAACGCCCTTCAGGGCCGGGCGCGTCAGTTGGTGCAGGGCGTGGCCGATGAATGGACGCCCATAGAGGCCCTCCAGGAGCTCCGACGTTTTGCTCAGACGAGGGAAGACGATGCATTGAGGGTTGGGCGGCTACTGAGACTTCTTGAGTCCGCCAGTATTTCGCGGCAGGTCGAAGCCGCCAGCGCTCGCGTCGAGAAGACGAGGTCAGAGGCGGATCGACTTTCTAGAGAGATGGAGAGGGCTGAGGGTGCACTCGCCAGGGCCACAGCGATCCGAGCTTCGCTGCGCCGACTGGAGGGGGAGGTCATCGAAGAGAGACTGTCCGCGATCGGGCCTCTACTGGAAGAGATCTACCTGCGCCTGCGTCCGCACTCGGACTGGACTCAACTCAAGTATCACATCCGAGGGGACGTGAAGCGGTTCCTGAGTCTTCAGGTGGGCGATGGACTCAACCCGAAATTCATGTTCAGTAGCGGACAGCGGAGAGCAATCGGCATCGCCTTTCTCCTGTCCGTCTACCTCAGCACGGGATGGAGCAAGCTCCGGACACTGTTTCTGGATGATCCCGTACAGCACATCGATGATTACCGAGCGCTGCATCTCGTCGAGTTGCTTGCTTCAATTGGCAGGACCTCAAGGCAGATCGTTTGTACGGTGGAAGACCCTGCACTGGCGGAGCTCTTGGCCCGGCGGCTCCGAGGTGTAACCCCAGGCCCCGGAGCAGTTGTCGAGCTTGAATACATACCGGGATATGGAACGCGCATTGCCTCCGAGAGGCACTTTGGCGAAGAGGGTGAGTGGATGCTTCTGACCGCCTAGGACTCCGATAAACGGCCAGGAGCGGGAGTTGGCAGACCCCTGTAGATTTCTTCGGGCCGTCCTGCCACCCGATTGACCGCGGTTGACGGCAGACGGCACAGTCGGCAATCGTGAACGGGGAAGCTTCATGGCACTGTCGGAGTAATGGCCTGCCGCCGCGAAGGCGGTCTGAGCAGCACGGCTATCGCTTCCGCGCTGGTACCCGAGCCCCACCGGGGAATGTCCCCTAGCGCTAGACCCTGGCGCCTACTCCACCCCCAACGCCTGCGTCGGATTAATCCCCGCCGCCCGCACCCCCGGCAGCAAACACGCCACCGCCGCCACCCCCGCAAACAACAGCGGCACTACCGTGAACGTGACCGGATCCCGCGGCCCCACCCCGTAGAGCTGGCTCTCCATCAGCCGGGTCAGGAAGAACGCGAGGACGGTCCCGGCCAGAACGCCCGCCGCTGCCATCCCGAGCCCCTGCCCCACCACCATGCGGACCACCGTCCCACGAGTGGCGCCCAACGCCATGCGCACCCCGATCTCCTGGGTGCGTAGGCTGACCAGGTAGGCCAGCACGCCGTAGGCGCCCACCAGCGAGAGGGCCAACGCCACCGCGCCGAAGGCGCTGAGCAGCACCATGGCGAACCGGGGGCGGGCCAGCGCGGAGGACACCACGTCGTCCAGGGTGCGGACCTCGGCCAGCGGCATGGCGGGATCCCGTCGGCGGATCACGTCCCGCACGGCTCCCACCACGGCGAGCGGGTCGCCGTCGGTGTGCACGACCAGCGACATGCGGCGGAGGTTGCCGGTGCTGGTGATCTGGGCCGGGGTGCGGTACCAGCGCTCCCGCGCGTCGCTGGTCACGCCGTTGTGACGGATGTTGCCCACCACCCCCACGATGGTGGCGGTATCGCCCGAGAACGTGCGCACGCGTGACCCAAGCGGGCTCACACCGGGGGCCCAGTAGCGCCGCGCGGCGGCCTCGTTGATCAGCATGGCGGGCACTGCGTCCCCGCGGTCGCTCTCCAGGAACGCCCGGCCCTCGAGCACGGGAATGCCCATGGCCTCGATGTAGCCGGGCGTGGCGAACTGCCATTCGGCGGCGGTCGACTCGTCCGGCGCGCGCACGTAGCCCACCACGTTGAAGCCGGAGTCCCCCATCTGGCTGGCCAGCGGCAGCAAGCGGGATGCGCCCGCCGCGCGCACACCCTGCAGCGCACGGATCTGACCCAGGACGTCGTCCCAGAAGCGCACGATGTCGTCCCGCTCGGGATAGGACGCCGACGGCAGCGTGAGGCGCATGGTAAGCACGTTCTCGGTGCGGAACCCCAGGTCGATCTGCATCAGGCGTGCGAACGTGCGCATCATCAGCGCGGAGCCGGCCAGCAGCACCACCGCCATCGCCATCTGACTGGCCACCAGCAGCCCCCGGAAACGACTGCGTCCGGGACCGCTCTCGGCGCCGCGGCTTCCGTACAGCGCACTCCCCACCGCGCGTTCGGTCACGCGGAGCGCCGGTAGCCAGGCGAACAGCACCGGTGTGGCGGCCGCGATCAGCACGGTGAACAGCAGCACCGTGGCGTTAAGCCCCACCGCATCCGCGCGCGGCACCGCGTCCGGGCTGATGCCCAGCAGCGCATGCACGCCCGCCCACGCCAGGAGCAGACCCAACGCACCACCCAACGTGGCCAGCAAGACACTCTCGGCGGCGAGCTGGCGGAGGATGCGCCCGCGCCCCGCCCCCAGCGCCCGCCGCACCGCCACCTCGCGCGTGCGCCGCTCAGAGCGGGACAGCGTGAGGTTGGCCACATTGCCACACGCGATCAGCAGCACCAGCCCGCACGCGCCCAGCAGCAGCAGGATGGTGCCCCGCGCCTTCCCCACCACGTCCTCCGTGACCGGGATCACCAGGGGGCGGAACGCGCGCGATTCATCGTACAGACCTTCGGCCACCCAACGTCCGGCCAGCGCATCCATCTCCACGCGCACCGACTCCACGCTGGCTCCGTCCGCGAGGCGGGCGATCACGTAGTAGCCGTGGTCGCCGCCGTTGCGGGGGATCTCAACCGGCACGGTGGCGTCGCCCTCGGCGGGGAAGAACACCTCGCTGGGAGAGACGGCCGCGTAGTCGATGGGCAGGCGGAAGTCCGGAGGCAGCACACCCAGCACCTCGAACGCGAGGCCGTTGATCTCGACGGTGCGGCCCACCACCGCAGGATCTCCGGAGAAGCGCCGCTGCCAGATGTCGTAGCCCAGGACCACCACCGACGCCTGGGTCACCGCCTCTTCCTGCGTGAAGAAGCGGCCGAGCCAGGGCCGCACGCCCAGCACCGAGAAGGCGTTGGCGGTGAGCACCGCGGAGCCCACACGCTCGGGCGCGTCCACCGAGGTGAAGTTGTGCTCGGACGTGAAGTAGAGCGCGGCGTCGGCCAGGCTCTGCGCCTGCTGCTGGTACGCCACGTACTCGGGCCAGGACACCCAGCTCTTCTCCTCGTCCGCCCAGTGGCTCCAGATGGACACCAGCCGCCCCGGATCCTGGTAGGGCAGCGGCTCGAGCAGCACGCCGTTGGCCACGCTGAAGACCGCCGCGGTGGCGCCGATGCCCATGGCCAGCGTGAGCACGGCCGCGACCCCGTATCCAGGAGCCCGGCGCAGGCTACGCGCCGCGTGACGCAGGTCCGCCGTCCATTCCCTCATCCCACCCCCTCTTCCCAGGAGCCTGCCGGCTCTGCCCAGTGCCTCCCTCAGCGTGCGGCCGGGCGAGGTGCCCGCCGCCCGCAGCGTGACCACCACCACCCGGCCGTCCTCGTCCACCACGCACACCAGCGTGTGCGCTCCCGCCGGCACCAGCAGCGTGCCTGTCTTGCCGGGATGGCCCTCTGCGCTGCTCAGCGCGTCGACGGCGCGGGCCACCGCGCGCCGCTCCTCCACGGGCAGTGCGCGGATCTGCTCGAGCGCCGCGCGCGAGACCTCCACCGGGTGG is drawn from Gemmatimonadota bacterium and contains these coding sequences:
- a CDS encoding AAA family ATPase, which codes for MKLTRVELSGFRGVRDRVSITVPSGFLVITGRNGAGKSSVLDAVEFSLVGHLRRQQGQSERSERIEDYLWWRGAGDPSDQYARCFFEGDDGRALVLRRDPSNSASGISPEVQDVLTETQSAPQGALEQLLVSAMVRDEEITRLSIDLAEAERFRFVREAIGERQLGTMLTRIEAARTVLSQRNDAAKSRYDRVRTQLNQDLERLSELRAAVVSEEQLATARAELTELLGAEIEDLNAVRTRGTDWGEAAAAAMALVRSLTSLIAERDAARAEAPTEAELVSAGKALETSVSKLRLELEGIEPMLRRAADAGGDEQLLAILLETGEHIGRQEGRCPLCGSVISPGQYAEHIHLSRAALRAEVARVAELRRRREQLLVAISDAEERRSKVERELAGQRSRREEITTQLNALQGRARQLVQGVADEWTPIEALQELRRFAQTREDDALRVGRLLRLLESASISRQVEAASARVEKTRSEADRLSREMERAEGALARATAIRASLRRLEGEVIEERLSAIGPLLEEIYLRLRPHSDWTQLKYHIRGDVKRFLSLQVGDGLNPKFMFSSGQRRAIGIAFLLSVYLSTGWSKLRTLFLDDPVQHIDDYRALHLVELLASIGRTSRQIVCTVEDPALAELLARRLRGVTPGPGAVVELEYIPGYGTRIASERHFGEEGEWMLLTA
- a CDS encoding ABC transporter permease: MAHPVEVSRAALEQIRALPVEERRAVARAVDALSSAEGHPGKTGTLLVPAGAHTLVCVVDEDGRVVVVTLRAAGTSPGRTLREALGRAGRLLGRGGGMREWTADLRHAARSLRRAPGYGVAAVLTLAMGIGATAAVFSVANGVLLEPLPYQDPGRLVSIWSHWADEEKSWVSWPEYVAYQQQAQSLADAALYFTSEHNFTSVDAPERVGSAVLTANAFSVLGVRPWLGRFFTQEEAVTQASVVVLGYDIWQRRFSGDPAVVGRTVEINGLAFEVLGVLPPDFRLPIDYAAVSPSEVFFPAEGDATVPVEIPRNGGDHGYYVIARLADGASVESVRVEMDALAGRWVAEGLYDESRAFRPLVIPVTEDVVGKARGTILLLLGACGLVLLIACGNVANLTLSRSERRTREVAVRRALGAGRGRILRQLAAESVLLATLGGALGLLLAWAGVHALLGISPDAVPRADAVGLNATVLLFTVLIAAATPVLFAWLPALRVTERAVGSALYGSRGAESGPGRSRFRGLLVASQMAMAVVLLAGSALMMRTFARLMQIDLGFRTENVLTMRLTLPSASYPERDDIVRFWDDVLGQIRALQGVRAAGASRLLPLASQMGDSGFNVVGYVRAPDESTAAEWQFATPGYIEAMGIPVLEGRAFLESDRGDAVPAMLINEAAARRYWAPGVSPLGSRVRTFSGDTATIVGVVGNIRHNGVTSDARERWYRTPAQITSTGNLRRMSLVVHTDGDPLAVVGAVRDVIRRRDPAMPLAEVRTLDDVVSSALARPRFAMVLLSAFGAVALALSLVGAYGVLAYLVSLRTQEIGVRMALGATRGTVVRMVVGQGLGMAAAGVLAGTVLAFFLTRLMESQLYGVGPRDPVTFTVVPLLFAGVAAVACLLPGVRAAGINPTQALGVE